In Bacillus cytotoxicus NVH 391-98, the following are encoded in one genomic region:
- the tenA gene encoding thiaminase II: MSFSQLLRQEVAPIWQASFEHPFIKELGEGTLDLASFRYYVLQDSYYLSHFARVQTLGAAKAIELKTTARMAHHAQNTYEAELSLHENFAEKLGITEEEKASFIPAPTAYAYTSHMYRAAYEGHLGDIIASILPCYWLYYEIGERLKECKPEEPIYQAWISAYGSDWFRTLVEEQIMRLDQIAETVTESDRKRMKQHFIISSQYEYSFWEMAYTLEKWPVEEKIATR, encoded by the coding sequence ATGTCATTTTCACAGTTATTACGTCAAGAAGTTGCTCCGATTTGGCAAGCGAGTTTTGAGCATCCATTTATTAAAGAACTAGGTGAGGGAACACTAGATTTAGCTAGCTTTCGTTACTACGTTTTACAAGATTCCTACTATTTGAGTCACTTCGCTAGAGTACAAACATTAGGGGCAGCGAAGGCGATCGAATTGAAAACGACAGCTCGCATGGCACATCATGCACAAAATACATATGAAGCAGAATTGTCATTGCATGAAAATTTTGCGGAAAAATTAGGAATCACTGAAGAAGAAAAAGCATCCTTTATTCCAGCACCGACAGCTTATGCATATACATCCCATATGTATCGCGCTGCTTATGAAGGGCATTTAGGTGATATTATTGCATCCATTTTACCGTGTTATTGGCTATATTATGAAATTGGCGAGCGTCTTAAAGAGTGTAAGCCAGAAGAACCGATTTACCAAGCATGGATTTCAGCATATGGTTCGGATTGGTTCCGCACATTAGTAGAAGAACAAATTATGCGATTAGATCAAATTGCGGAAACAGTAACAGAGTCGGATCGTAAACGTATGAAACAGCATTTTATCATTAGTAGTCAATATGAATATTCGTTCTGGGAGATGGCTTATACGTTAGAGAAATGGCCCGTTGAAGAAAAAATAGCAACCCGGTAG
- a CDS encoding GNAT family N-acetyltransferase, producing MSIHTENIKLVPYKEEYKEKIATFTLPSEQVQFTANPSDLLEKAKEDITKHVVVIVDQDVPVGIFALQTGERVTEYTNNPNALLLVSFSVDYEKQGKGYAKRGLRLLQEYVTAYFPEINEVVLAVNERNIPAQKVYLKVGFEDRGQRKMGPIGRQLILYLSIKKQE from the coding sequence ATGAGCATACATACAGAAAACATTAAACTTGTTCCTTACAAAGAGGAATATAAAGAAAAAATCGCAACATTCACTTTACCTAGCGAACAAGTTCAGTTTACAGCGAATCCAAGTGACTTACTTGAAAAAGCAAAAGAAGACATTACAAAACATGTCGTTGTGATTGTAGATCAAGATGTTCCAGTCGGTATTTTTGCACTTCAAACGGGAGAAAGAGTTACGGAATATACAAATAACCCCAATGCGTTATTATTAGTTTCTTTTTCAGTTGATTATGAAAAGCAAGGAAAAGGCTATGCGAAAAGAGGATTGCGTTTACTACAAGAATATGTCACAGCGTACTTTCCAGAAATAAATGAAGTTGTTTTAGCTGTAAACGAACGAAATATTCCAGCACAAAAAGTATATTTAAAAGTTGGTTTTGAAGATAGAGGACAAAGAAAAATGGGACCAATTGGAAGGCAACTTATTTTATACTTATCAATAAAAAAACAGGAATGA
- a CDS encoding YhcN/YlaJ family sporulation lipoprotein, which produces MKKCIYMLMICFAIAGCSVGTKDNAREKPEKRNVSMRNVTYTDNNKPNEKVADHLASLAASIPGVRDATAVVIGKYAVVGIDVKAKLDRSRVESIKYSVAESLKHDPKGANAVVVADVDTYERLKQMGNQIRHGKAGEGILDELAAIVGRVMPQVPNDMIENKETDPIKDNDKQLPKNEENELKKEQKDQSNHHLQR; this is translated from the coding sequence ATGAAAAAGTGTATATATATGCTGATGATTTGTTTCGCTATCGCTGGCTGTAGCGTAGGGACAAAAGATAATGCCAGAGAAAAGCCAGAGAAAAGAAATGTATCTATGCGTAATGTGACCTATACTGATAATAATAAACCAAATGAAAAAGTGGCGGATCATCTTGCTTCTTTAGCGGCAAGTATACCAGGCGTGCGAGATGCAACGGCTGTTGTTATCGGTAAATATGCTGTTGTTGGTATTGATGTTAAGGCAAAGTTGGATCGTTCTCGCGTTGAATCCATTAAATATTCTGTCGCGGAAAGCTTAAAGCATGACCCAAAAGGTGCAAATGCGGTTGTTGTCGCAGATGTTGATACGTATGAACGACTGAAACAAATGGGAAATCAAATTAGACATGGTAAAGCGGGAGAAGGAATTCTTGATGAACTTGCCGCCATTGTCGGCCGTGTCATGCCGCAAGTGCCAAATGATATGATTGAAAATAAAGAAACAGATCCAATAAAAGATAATGATAAGCAGTTGCCGAAAAACGAAGAAAATGAGTTAAAAAAGGAACAGAAAGATCAATCGAATCATCACTTGCAAAGATAA
- the ypeB gene encoding germination protein YpeB, giving the protein MLRGIIIVLLTIGVVGTGYWGYKEHQEKNAVLIRAENSYQRAFHDLAYEVDLLHDKIGTTLAMNSRSSLSPALADVWRLTSEARSDVGQLPLTLLPFNKTEEFLANIGDFSYRTAVRDLEKEPLNDQEYKTLQSLYANAKNIQDELRKVQHLVLKNNLRWMDVELALASNKDPADNTIIDGLKTVEKNVTSYASTNFGPTFTSLQKKEKGGFQAEGKPISKDEAVKIAKRFLNLKGNEKVEVEKSGKGAKESFYSVKIKDPKTNNEFYMDITGKGGYPIWVMNNREIKEQKISLNEAGNKGLAFLKNHKFANIELYDSSQYDNVGVFTYVVNENGVRIYPESIQMKIALDDGSIVGFSAKEYLASHQKRTIPTATLSATEARKKINPDVKVMEERKAVVVNDLHKEVLCYEFVGTLGKDTYQIFINANDGTEERVKKMQAVEHMYD; this is encoded by the coding sequence ATGTTACGAGGTATTATCATTGTACTATTAACAATTGGTGTCGTGGGGACAGGATATTGGGGCTATAAAGAGCATCAAGAGAAGAATGCGGTATTGATTCGAGCAGAGAACAGTTATCAGCGAGCATTCCATGATTTAGCATACGAGGTCGATTTATTACACGATAAAATTGGAACAACTCTAGCGATGAATTCACGCTCTTCTTTATCGCCAGCACTGGCGGATGTATGGCGTCTTACATCTGAAGCACGATCAGATGTTGGACAGCTTCCTTTAACCTTATTACCCTTTAATAAAACAGAAGAATTTCTGGCGAATATTGGTGACTTTAGTTACCGCACGGCTGTTCGTGATTTAGAAAAAGAACCACTCAATGACCAAGAATATAAAACGTTACAAAGTTTATATGCCAATGCAAAGAATATTCAAGATGAACTTCGCAAAGTACAGCATCTTGTATTGAAAAATAATTTACGCTGGATGGATGTAGAGCTTGCGCTTGCATCAAATAAAGATCCAGCCGATAACACAATTATCGATGGGCTGAAGACAGTTGAAAAGAATGTAACATCATATGCTTCAACAAATTTTGGACCTACTTTTACGAGTTTGCAGAAAAAAGAAAAAGGTGGGTTTCAAGCTGAAGGAAAACCAATTTCAAAAGATGAAGCAGTAAAAATCGCAAAACGATTTTTAAACTTAAAAGGAAATGAAAAAGTGGAAGTTGAGAAAAGTGGAAAAGGCGCAAAAGAATCTTTTTATAGCGTGAAAATTAAAGATCCAAAAACAAATAATGAGTTTTATATGGATATTACCGGAAAAGGTGGATATCCAATTTGGGTCATGAATAACCGTGAGATTAAAGAGCAAAAGATTAGTTTAAATGAAGCAGGAAATAAAGGGTTAGCGTTTTTGAAAAATCATAAGTTTGCAAATATAGAACTGTATGATAGTTCACAATATGATAATGTTGGCGTATTTACGTACGTAGTAAATGAAAATGGGGTGCGGATTTATCCTGAATCTATTCAAATGAAAATTGCATTAGATGATGGATCAATTGTTGGTTTTTCAGCAAAAGAATATTTAGCATCTCATCAAAAACGAACCATTCCAACCGCAACATTATCAGCTACTGAGGCAAGAAAAAAAATCAATCCAGATGTGAAGGTAATGGAAGAACGTAAAGCGGTTGTTGTAAATGATTTGCATAAAGAAGTACTTTGTTACGAATTTGTAGGGACATTAGGGAAAGATACGTATCAAATCTTTATTAATGCAAATGATGGAACAGAAGAAAGAGTGAAAAAGATGCAAGCTGTGGAACACATGTATGATTAA
- the sleB gene encoding spore cortex-lytic enzyme: MRKISILKILLLLVLIGISIIVSSEQTKNVQAFSNQVIQRGASGEDVIELQSRLKYNGYYTGKVDGVFGWGTYWALRNFQQKFGLKVDGLAGPKTKQMLIKATKYEKSTGGGGQSSKPAQNKGTNVPNGYSQNDIQLMANAVYGEARGEPYIGQVAVAAVILNRVTSPSFPNTVSGVIFEPRAFTAVADGQIYLTPNETAKKAVLDAINGWDPTGNALYYFNPDTATSKWIWSRPQIKKIGKHIFCK, from the coding sequence ATGCGTAAAATCAGTATTTTAAAAATACTCCTTTTACTTGTATTGATTGGTATATCCATCATCGTAAGTAGTGAACAAACAAAAAATGTACAGGCCTTTTCTAATCAAGTCATTCAAAGAGGCGCATCTGGGGAAGATGTCATCGAATTGCAATCACGCCTGAAATATAACGGATATTATACAGGAAAAGTCGATGGTGTATTTGGGTGGGGTACATATTGGGCACTGCGAAACTTTCAGCAAAAATTTGGGTTAAAGGTTGATGGGCTAGCGGGGCCAAAAACAAAACAAATGCTTATAAAAGCAACCAAATATGAGAAATCGACTGGTGGCGGCGGACAAAGTAGTAAGCCGGCGCAAAACAAAGGAACCAATGTTCCAAATGGTTATTCTCAAAATGATATTCAATTAATGGCCAATGCGGTCTATGGTGAAGCAAGAGGAGAGCCGTATATCGGACAAGTTGCAGTTGCAGCGGTAATTTTGAACCGTGTAACGAGTCCATCGTTTCCTAACACAGTTTCGGGTGTTATTTTTGAACCGCGTGCCTTTACAGCAGTCGCAGACGGACAAATTTATTTAACGCCGAATGAAACGGCGAAAAAAGCAGTATTAGATGCGATAAATGGCTGGGATCCAACTGGAAATGCTCTTTATTATTTCAATCCAGATACTGCAACGAGTAAGTGGATTTGGAGTCGTCCACAAATCAAAAAAATTGGTAAACATATTTTCTGTAAATAG
- a CDS encoding DUF3889 domain-containing protein, whose product MKRLCTYFILSIVLLLTSFHTYDGLSIVHAQPSYAKWGKLAVEKTKEKYPKAKIVDYLHIGRKPQTVHVTVEKFKLWLRENGKEYGVFVHIEFETKTEKLLRITFQKTSR is encoded by the coding sequence ATGAAACGACTTTGCACATATTTCATTTTAAGTATTGTACTTTTATTGACATCTTTTCATACATACGATGGATTATCTATCGTTCATGCACAGCCGTCCTATGCAAAATGGGGAAAACTAGCAGTAGAAAAAACGAAAGAAAAATATCCGAAAGCAAAGATTGTTGATTATCTTCATATCGGTAGAAAGCCACAGACTGTTCATGTGACCGTCGAAAAGTTTAAACTTTGGTTGCGTGAGAATGGAAAAGAATATGGTGTTTTTGTTCATATAGAATTTGAGACGAAAACAGAGAAACTTTTGAGGATCACCTTTCAAAAAACGAGTAGGTAA
- a CDS encoding serine hydrolase domain-containing protein produces the protein MDFCKLEDVFRHKKVHAFLIYQKGEYITKYYKEKENENHVYKINSITKSILSLLIGIAIDKGYIEGIHIPIRQWVEHVPKDKQQLTLYHVLTMTTGEEWKEFGDGVVFPNDFVESDHWITYVLQRPLVEAPGTKMNYNSGSSHLLSYILQIATGMTTAEFAKRYVFDPLEITEYEWQQDPQGIYVGGFGMKMKSEDLLKLGILCLKEGIWNGKQIVSSSWIKESTIPRYQTYEHVGAYGYHWWIVDYKRFHIPYCIYFAMGYGGQYIFVVPKLELVAVISSKMPKRGLVPLKQFVAHLQENLYV, from the coding sequence GTGGACTTTTGTAAACTGGAGGATGTATTTCGGCATAAGAAAGTACATGCATTTCTTATATATCAAAAAGGTGAATACATAACAAAGTATTACAAGGAAAAAGAAAATGAAAATCATGTATATAAAATAAATTCTATTACAAAAAGTATTTTGTCTCTCTTAATTGGTATAGCAATTGATAAAGGATATATAGAGGGTATACATATTCCGATAAGACAGTGGGTTGAACATGTCCCAAAAGATAAGCAACAATTAACGCTTTATCATGTATTAACTATGACAACTGGAGAGGAGTGGAAAGAATTTGGGGATGGCGTTGTATTTCCAAATGATTTTGTTGAATCGGACCATTGGATTACATACGTTTTACAACGCCCACTCGTAGAAGCGCCAGGGACAAAAATGAACTATAATTCAGGATCCTCTCATTTGTTAAGTTATATTTTACAAATCGCAACGGGAATGACAACAGCGGAGTTTGCAAAACGATATGTATTCGATCCTTTAGAGATTACTGAGTATGAATGGCAACAAGATCCACAAGGAATTTATGTTGGTGGATTTGGCATGAAAATGAAAAGCGAAGACTTATTGAAATTAGGAATTTTATGTTTAAAAGAAGGGATTTGGAATGGGAAACAGATTGTATCATCAAGCTGGATAAAAGAATCAACGATTCCGCGTTATCAAACATATGAGCATGTGGGAGCGTATGGATATCATTGGTGGATTGTAGATTACAAAAGATTTCACATACCGTACTGTATATATTTTGCAATGGGATACGGAGGACAATATATATTTGTTGTTCCCAAATTAGAACTTGTTGCTGTTATAAGCAGTAAGATGCCAAAGCGTGGATTAGTTCCGTTAAAACAGTTTGTTGCTCATTTGCAAGAAAATCTATATGTATAG
- the kynA gene encoding tryptophan 2,3-dioxygenase: protein MTENEKVIMEKGIYTDFKENMTYGEYLQLDRLLDSQKRLSNHHDEMLFIIIHQASELWMKLILHELNAAIESIQNEKMAPAFKMLARVSKIQSQIIQSWDILATLTPSEYIEFRDSLGQASGFQSYQYRMIEYALGYKTPHALKIYEKDPELHARLHTALHSPSLYDVAIQALVKEGFPINKDVLGRDITQPYEEDSTVEAAWLEVYADVKKYWDLYQLAEKLIDIEDWLQQWRFRHMKTVERIIGHKMGTGGSSGVSYLKRVLDQRFFPELWNVRTKL from the coding sequence ATGACAGAAAATGAAAAAGTAATTATGGAAAAGGGGATTTATACAGATTTCAAGGAGAATATGACATATGGAGAGTACTTGCAGTTAGATCGCTTATTAGATAGTCAAAAAAGATTATCTAATCATCATGATGAAATGCTGTTTATTATTATTCATCAAGCAAGTGAACTTTGGATGAAACTGATTTTACATGAATTAAATGCAGCGATTGAATCTATTCAAAATGAAAAGATGGCACCTGCATTTAAAATGTTGGCAAGGGTGTCGAAAATTCAATCACAAATCATTCAATCGTGGGATATTCTTGCCACATTAACGCCGTCTGAATATATTGAATTTCGCGATTCACTCGGTCAAGCATCAGGTTTTCAATCGTATCAATACCGAATGATTGAATATGCACTTGGCTATAAAACACCGCACGCATTAAAAATTTATGAAAAAGATCCAGAACTACATGCTCGATTGCATACAGCGCTTCATTCACCAAGCCTTTATGATGTAGCAATTCAGGCGCTTGTAAAAGAAGGATTTCCAATCAATAAAGACGTACTAGGTCGCGATATTACGCAGCCTTACGAAGAGGATTCGACAGTTGAAGCGGCTTGGTTAGAAGTATATGCCGATGTGAAAAAATATTGGGATTTATATCAGCTTGCAGAAAAATTAATTGATATAGAAGATTGGTTACAACAGTGGCGATTCCGTCATATGAAAACGGTAGAACGTATCATTGGTCATAAAATGGGGACAGGTGGTTCGTCTGGTGTATCTTATTTAAAACGTGTGTTGGATCAGCGATTTTTCCCAGAGCTTTGGAATGTACGAACGAAATTATAA
- the kynB gene encoding arylformamidase, which produces MKASEWIDISQPLNNEIATWPGDTPFSYEVSCTKEQSGSVNIGKVTMSIHTGTHIDAPFHFDNDGKKVIDLDIHVYVGPARIIDVSSMDSIGVKELQQFNLEGVERLLLRTSSHGNAQKFPDIIPFLCAEIAPFLSKKGVRLIGVDVPSVDPLDDKELAAHHQLFQHGIHILENVVLDHVQDGDYELIALPLALTEADGSPVRAIIRPL; this is translated from the coding sequence ATGAAGGCATCTGAATGGATCGATATTTCACAGCCATTAAATAATGAGATTGCAACTTGGCCAGGAGATACACCTTTCTCATATGAAGTGTCTTGCACGAAAGAGCAAAGTGGGTCCGTTAATATTGGAAAGGTAACGATGAGCATTCATACAGGGACACATATTGATGCACCGTTTCATTTTGATAACGATGGAAAGAAAGTCATAGATTTAGATATTCATGTGTATGTGGGACCAGCGCGTATTATCGATGTTTCAAGTATGGATTCTATTGGAGTAAAAGAATTACAACAGTTCAATTTAGAAGGTGTGGAGCGGTTATTACTGCGCACTTCTTCACATGGGAACGCACAAAAGTTTCCAGACATAATCCCATTTTTATGTGCGGAGATTGCACCATTCCTTTCAAAAAAAGGAGTCCGATTAATTGGAGTAGATGTACCTTCTGTAGATCCACTTGATGATAAAGAACTAGCAGCGCATCATCAATTATTTCAGCACGGTATTCATATTTTAGAAAATGTCGTATTAGATCATGTACAAGACGGAGATTATGAGCTGATTGCTTTACCACTTGCCTTAACAGAAGCAGATGGTAGCCCAGTTCGTGCTATAATTCGACCATTATAA
- the kynU gene encoding kynureninase: MDQNPFEASYEYAIQSDKQDELAAFQNEFYKKADTIYLDGNSLGLLSKRAEKSLLTMLNSWKEHGIDGWTEGEYPWFFLSEQLSEHIAPLIGALSEEIIVTGSTTTNIHQVIATFYEPKGIRTKILADELTFPSDIYALQSQIRLKGLDPNEHLVRVKSRDGRTLDEEDIIAAMTDDIALILLPAVLYRSGQILDMKRLTAEAHKRGIHIGFDLCHSIGAIPHQFQEWGVDFAVWCNYKYLNAGPGSVGGLYVNKKHFARLPGLSGWFSSRKDKQFDMEHTLTAAEHAGAYQIGTPHIFSIAPLIGSLEIFKEAGIDRLRQKSLHITRYMLHLIDYELTDKGFTIGNPLEDEKRGGHIYLEHPEAARICKALKANGVIPDFRAPNGIRLAPVALYNTYEEVWKSVRILKKIMTNEEYKQFENKRGVVA, translated from the coding sequence ATGGATCAAAACCCATTTGAGGCATCTTATGAGTATGCAATCCAAAGTGATAAACAGGATGAACTTGCTGCTTTTCAAAATGAATTTTATAAAAAAGCAGATACAATATATTTAGATGGAAATTCATTAGGATTATTATCTAAACGAGCTGAAAAGTCATTACTTACTATGTTAAATTCATGGAAAGAGCATGGAATTGATGGATGGACAGAAGGAGAGTATCCGTGGTTTTTTCTATCGGAACAATTAAGTGAACATATCGCACCGCTTATTGGTGCATTGTCTGAGGAAATAATTGTAACCGGTTCCACGACGACGAATATTCATCAGGTGATTGCGACATTTTATGAACCGAAAGGGATTCGTACAAAGATTTTAGCAGATGAATTAACATTTCCATCAGATATATATGCTTTGCAAAGCCAAATTCGTTTAAAAGGATTAGACCCAAATGAACATCTTGTTCGAGTGAAAAGTCGAGACGGCAGAACGTTAGATGAGGAAGATATTATTGCTGCTATGACAGATGATATCGCTTTAATTTTATTGCCAGCAGTTTTATATCGAAGCGGACAAATTTTAGATATGAAGCGATTGACGGCTGAAGCACATAAGAGAGGGATTCATATCGGATTTGATTTATGTCATTCAATCGGGGCGATTCCGCATCAATTTCAAGAGTGGGGTGTTGATTTTGCGGTATGGTGTAATTATAAATATTTAAATGCAGGTCCTGGTAGTGTTGGCGGATTATATGTAAATAAAAAACATTTTGCTCGTTTGCCCGGTCTTTCCGGCTGGTTCAGTTCAAGAAAAGATAAACAATTTGATATGGAACATACATTAACAGCAGCTGAGCATGCTGGAGCGTATCAAATTGGAACACCACATATATTCAGTATCGCACCATTAATTGGCTCACTTGAGATCTTTAAAGAGGCGGGCATAGATCGATTACGTCAAAAATCATTACATATAACACGGTATATGCTACATTTGATTGATTATGAATTAACAGATAAAGGATTTACAATTGGAAATCCTTTAGAAGACGAAAAACGAGGAGGACATATTTATTTAGAGCACCCAGAAGCTGCTCGTATATGTAAAGCGTTAAAAGCAAATGGAGTAATTCCTGATTTTCGCGCGCCAAATGGCATTCGCCTTGCACCAGTTGCTTTATATAATACATATGAAGAAGTGTGGAAGTCCGTTCGAATTTTAAAGAAAATTATGACAAATGAAGAGTATAAACAATTTGAAAATAAACGAGGGGTTGTGGCGTAA
- a CDS encoding oxidoreductase — protein sequence MKKIAIITGASSGFGLLTTIELAKKDYTVIATMRDLNKQENLLSQAAALHLQHHIKIHQLDVTDPNSIHTFQLFLRELDQVDLLINNAGYASGGFVEDIPIEEYRKQFETNVFGAISITQIVLPYMRKQKSGKIMNVSSISGQIGFPGLSPYVSSKHALEGWSESLRLEVKQFGIDVCLIEPGSYNTNIWEVGKSLAKQYSENTSPYIEYMQKIQQHINNGSDTFGNPIDVAKKIVAVAEAKKTSFRYPIGKGVKLMMTVKKLIPWKWWEFLVHKNFKRM from the coding sequence ATGAAGAAAATCGCGATTATTACTGGTGCATCAAGTGGCTTTGGCTTATTAACAACTATTGAATTAGCTAAAAAAGATTATACTGTCATCGCTACCATGCGTGATCTGAATAAACAAGAAAATTTATTATCGCAAGCTGCCGCATTGCATTTGCAACATCATATCAAAATTCATCAACTGGATGTTACCGATCCAAATTCAATCCATACTTTTCAATTGTTTTTAAGAGAATTAGACCAAGTAGACCTTCTCATCAATAATGCCGGATATGCAAGCGGTGGTTTTGTAGAGGACATTCCTATAGAAGAATATCGTAAACAATTTGAAACGAACGTATTTGGGGCAATCTCCATCACACAAATTGTATTACCTTATATGAGAAAGCAAAAAAGCGGAAAAATTATGAATGTAAGTAGTATTAGTGGTCAAATTGGCTTTCCTGGCTTATCTCCTTACGTTTCTTCTAAACATGCATTAGAAGGTTGGAGTGAATCCCTCCGCTTAGAAGTAAAACAATTCGGAATCGATGTTTGTTTAATTGAGCCTGGTTCTTATAACACAAATATATGGGAAGTTGGAAAATCGCTAGCGAAACAGTACTCAGAAAACACTTCTCCTTATATAGAATATATGCAGAAAATACAACAACATATAAATAACGGGAGTGATACATTCGGTAATCCAATCGATGTTGCTAAGAAGATTGTAGCGGTTGCCGAAGCAAAAAAGACATCCTTTCGTTATCCCATTGGAAAAGGCGTAAAACTAATGATGACTGTAAAAAAACTGATTCCATGGAAATGGTGGGAGTTTCTAGTTCATAAAAACTTCAAAAGAATGTAA
- a CDS encoding ArsR/SmtB family transcription factor has product MAMKSKEIKTQITEEDVDILKVMAHPVRLQIVNELKNRKTCNVSQLTEILEIPQSTVSQHLSKMKGKVLRSERKGLEMYYYINNAKASEIAGILGCVN; this is encoded by the coding sequence ATGGCAATGAAAAGTAAAGAGATAAAAACACAAATTACAGAAGAAGATGTAGATATTTTAAAAGTGATGGCACATCCAGTACGATTACAAATTGTTAACGAGTTAAAAAATAGAAAAACTTGTAACGTATCACAGCTAACCGAAATTTTAGAAATCCCGCAATCCACTGTATCTCAACACTTATCGAAAATGAAAGGAAAAGTGCTACGTTCCGAACGAAAAGGATTGGAAATGTATTATTACATTAATAATGCAAAGGCAAGTGAGATTGCTGGCATTTTAGGCTGTGTAAATTAA
- a CDS encoding ABC transporter permease translates to MNNIPRIPLGEWVDTFVASLYEHFENIFRGFSYVIGGFVDLLTNFLTFIPAFLMIVIVCFLIWYTARKVSLLIFTLIGLLFILNINYWEQTMQTLALVLTSVIISIIVGIPIGILASQNERFSKFLKPTLDFMQTMPAFVYLIPAITFFGVGVVPGIIASVIFAMPPTIRFTDLGIRQVPEDLIEAADAFGSTASQKLFKVQLPLATGTIMAGINQSIMLSLSMVVTASLVGAPGLGVDVYRSVTQVNIGMGFEAGLAIVVIAIILDRITQGFHRRKRG, encoded by the coding sequence ATGAATAATATTCCGCGTATTCCGTTAGGTGAATGGGTCGATACGTTTGTAGCGAGTTTATATGAGCATTTTGAAAATATATTTAGAGGATTTTCTTATGTGATTGGTGGTTTTGTTGATTTACTGACAAATTTTTTAACATTCATTCCAGCTTTTTTAATGATTGTCATTGTTTGCTTTCTCATTTGGTATACAGCAAGGAAAGTCTCTTTACTTATTTTTACATTGATTGGCTTATTATTTATTTTAAACATTAACTATTGGGAACAAACGATGCAAACATTGGCGCTTGTTCTGACATCCGTTATTATTTCTATCATTGTTGGAATCCCTATTGGCATTTTAGCATCGCAAAACGAACGGTTTTCGAAATTTTTAAAACCAACATTAGATTTTATGCAAACAATGCCGGCATTTGTGTATTTAATTCCTGCCATTACATTCTTTGGAGTTGGGGTAGTGCCAGGGATTATCGCGTCGGTTATTTTTGCGATGCCACCAACGATTCGCTTTACAGACCTTGGAATTAGACAAGTACCGGAAGATTTAATTGAAGCTGCAGATGCATTTGGATCTACAGCATCACAAAAGCTATTTAAAGTACAATTGCCACTTGCGACAGGAACGATTATGGCCGGGATTAATCAGAGTATTATGCTATCATTGTCGATGGTTGTGACTGCATCACTTGTAGGAGCGCCGGGACTTGGTGTAGATGTATATCGCTCTGTAACACAAGTGAATATTGGAATGGGGTTTGAAGCTGGGTTAGCCATTGTCGTAATCGCTATTATATTGGATCGAATCACACAAGGGTTTCATCGAAGAAAAAGAGGGTAG